The genomic interval AATCACGCCTCGTTAATGGCGTATAGCTGCGTAAAAGAGTCAACCCATGCGATTTCGTAAACCCACGGTCGAACCCTTAGAAATCAATCTGACCCCGATGATTGATTGCTTACTGTTTTTGATTGTTTTTCTACTGCTGTCGACCACTTTCAACCATTTTAGTAAACTCAATATCATTTTGCCGCAAGCAGAGGGCGTGCCGATTACTGAGAAAAGCAAACGCATTGAAATCGCGGTGCAAAAAGATGGTAGCTATCTGGTCAATGGCATTGCTTTATCTGGTAATGGCGAAGCTGAATTGACGGCAATGATCCGCCAAGAAGCGGGTGAAGACCGAAAGCAGCTATTTGTTATCTCTGCTGATGCCGATACCAGTCACCAATCGGTGGTTAAAGTGATGGACATAGCGGGTAAAATGGGCTTTATGAATTTAAATATCAGTACTGTCATACCCGCCACTTCGCTCGATAGCAATATTGCCCAGCGCTAGATGCCAAATAATTTTTATTGTTCAATTTACTGATACAATAGTTGTTAAGTCGTTCTTATATATATTGAGATGCCATGACCGTTTCAAAACCTTCCAATGCTCACCCACGTTGGCAGACCTATCGAAGATTGCTAGGTTATCTCAAGCCGTATTGGTGGGCGATGACCTTCGTAGTCATTGGCTTTACCTTAAATGCAGGCACCGAAGTGGGCATTGCCAAGCTGGTCAAATTCATTATTGATGCGATTAATGAACGTGATCAAGCGCATATCAATCTTTTTCCAGCTTTAATTGTGTTGTTGTTTGTACTGCGAGGACTTAGCTCATTTTTGGGTAATTACTTTAGCGCAGTGATTTCACGCAATGTCGTCTATCAGCTGCGTATGCAAGTGTTTTCAAAATTGCTCAGATTACCCAGCCAATTTTATCTCAACCACAATGCCGGTCAGATTTCTGCAAAATTAATCTTTGATGTTGAGCAGGTAACTGCGGCGGGTACCGATACGCTCAAAACCTTGTTACGCGATGGTTTGACCGTGATTGGATTGTTAGCGTTTTTGCTTTACAGTAATTGGAAATTAAGCCTGTCGTTGTTTGTGGTATTGCCGCCGATTTTATTGTTAGTCGGTAAAGCCAGTAAACGCTTTCGCAAGCTGTCGCGCGGTATTCAAAAATCCATGGGCGAGGTCAGCCATATTACCAATGAAGTCATCACAGGCTACCAAGTGGTCAAAAATTATGGCGGTCAGCAAAATGAGCTGACGCGGTTTAATAACGCCTCTTTAACCAATCTTAAACAAGGGCTAAAGGTGGTGGTGACCAATAGCATCAATACCCCATTAATTCAATTATTGATGGCGTGCGCGATGGCAGTAGTGGTATGGATTGCGTTACGACCCAATGTATTAGGCGATACCACCGCAGGCGAGTTTATCGCTTATATCAGTGCCGCAGGGCTACTGAGCAAACCTGTACGCTCGTTGACCGATATCAACCAAGGCTTGCAAAAGGGTTTGGCGGCGGCGGATTCCATATTTGAGATGCTCGATGAAGCCGAAGAAAAAGACACAGGCAAGGTTGAAAAAATCCTGAGTGGTAAAATAGTACTTAACAACCTAAGCGTCACTTTTGAGGATGGCAAACAAGCGCTCAATAACGTAAATTTGGTGGTCAATCCCGGCGAAACCGTGGCGTTAATCGGTCGCAGTGGCGCAGGTAAAACTACCCTAGTCAACTGTCTGATGCGCGCGCTAGAGCCCACAGCGGGCAATATTTATCTTGACGATGTCGCTATCGAAGATTTGACATTACATTCACTGCGTAGTCAGATTGCCAGTGTCAACCAGCAAGTGGTACTGTTTGATACCACCATCCACAACAATATCGCCTATGGCGAATTATCTAACCGAACCTCAGAGCAAGTGATTGATGCCGCAAAATCAGCCTTTGCGCACGATTTTATCATGCAGTTGCCGCAGGGTTACCAATCAAAGATAGGCTCACAAGGTTTGCAGTTATCTGGTGGACAACGCCAACGCTTATCCATTGCACGTGCTCTGCTAAAAGATGCGCCTATCTTGATTTTAGATGAAGCCACGAGCGCGCTAGATAACGAATCAGAATTTTATATCCAAAAAGCGCTCGAGCGCGTCATGCATGGCAGAACCACCATCGTTATCGCGCACCGATTAACGACCATCCAAAATGCCGATAAAATCGTGGTCATGGATAACGGTGAAATTATCGAAGTCGGTACCCATGACAGCTTGCTAGCCGCGCAAGGTACGTATGCCAAGTTGTATGAGCGTCATTTTGAAGAGGATATATTGTCAAGCTAATGCAACAGACACTACTACAGGCGTGGCGCAACAAATCCCTCTGGCTATGGTTGTTATTGCCAGTGTCTTGGTTGTATGGATTGGTTTTTTGGCTCAATAAAACTATTTATCGATTAGGGCTAAAACCCGTTTATTATCCCAACGTGCCCGTCATTGTAGTGGGCAATATCACGGTTGGCGGTAGTGGTAAGACGCCGCTAATCATTGCGGTGGTAACCTACCTGCAGCAAAAAGGGGTGACGGTCGGCGTCATCAGTCGGGGCTATGGCGGACAAGCCAAGCTGATGCCTTGTATCGTGACAGCAAATTCAAAGCCCAGTGACGTTGGTGATGAGCCGTGTCTAATTGTCCAGCGTACAGGCGTGCCAATGGCAGTCTGTCCAAACCGCGGTCAGGCAATTGAGTTATTGCTTGAGCAATTCCCAAGCATTCAACTTATTTTGGCGGATGATGGACTGCAACATTTTGCCTTGGATAGGGATGAAAACTGGATTGTCGTCGATGCCGATCGCGGCTTTGGTAACCGCCAGCTATTGCCCACAGGCTTTCTGCGCGAACCGATTAAACGCCTGTATCAGCCCAATACAACCGTCATATTTCACCAAAGTGATTGGCAGGATACGCAGGCTTTGACCCATTTTTCAAATAGCCTAAGCAATAATTGCCATAGCATATCACCCGATATTCGTATGCGTTTGCTACAAAAACCATTAGAGCCTTTATTTAAAACGCCTTTATTTAAAACGCCTTCGCAAAATAGTTTACCTGCCCAACAAGTGATTGCCATGACGGGGATTGGATTGCCGCAGCGTTTTTTTAATAGCCTAAGCCAATTAGGGTTTGACATCATACCGATGCCATTGAATGACCATCACAATTACAGTTTGCAAGATTTTGCCAACTTGCCAAAGTTACCGATTATCGTCACCGATAAAGATGCGGTCAAGTTGCGTGTCATGTTCGCCCAAGGTCATGGAAAAAATGACATTGCAACAAACATCTGGGTGTTACCGGTAGACGCTGAATTATCACCCGCCTTTTATGCGTTAATTGACCGACAAATCGGTGAATTGGTTACCCTTGCTGACAATGCTGACAATTAAAAAACTCGTAGGAAATACACTATGTTAAAACATTTGGTCATACCAGCCCGTCTAAAAAGTACCCGACTACCCAACAAACCGCTGTTAGAAATTCATGGCAAACCGATGATTCTATGGGTGATTGATCGCGCCAATGCGGTGAAATCGGCGGAAATTGCCGATGATATTTTTGTGGCAACAGATGATGATAGCATCGCTAAACTGTGTCAAGACTATGGGGCAAATGTTATCATGACTGACCCCAATCATGCGTCTGGCACTGATAGGCTTGCTGAAGTAGCTAGGCTTCAGCAGTGGTCAACTGAAGATATCGTGATTAATATGCAAGGCGATGAACCACTCGTGCCGGCCGGACTTATCAAACAAGTGACTGAGCTACTGCTACAAAAAAAAGATTGCGTGATGGCGACTTTGGCTGAACCCATCCAAAGCGTTGAAGAGTTTTTACGGCCATCGGTGGTCAAAGTCGTCAAAAATGCCCACAAGGAAGCCTTGTATTTTAG from Moraxella osloensis carries:
- a CDS encoding ExbD/TolR family protein, which encodes MRFRKPTVEPLEINLTPMIDCLLFLIVFLLLSTTFNHFSKLNIILPQAEGVPITEKSKRIEIAVQKDGSYLVNGIALSGNGEAELTAMIRQEAGEDRKQLFVISADADTSHQSVVKVMDIAGKMGFMNLNISTVIPATSLDSNIAQR
- the msbA gene encoding lipid A export permease/ATP-binding protein MsbA is translated as MTVSKPSNAHPRWQTYRRLLGYLKPYWWAMTFVVIGFTLNAGTEVGIAKLVKFIIDAINERDQAHINLFPALIVLLFVLRGLSSFLGNYFSAVISRNVVYQLRMQVFSKLLRLPSQFYLNHNAGQISAKLIFDVEQVTAAGTDTLKTLLRDGLTVIGLLAFLLYSNWKLSLSLFVVLPPILLLVGKASKRFRKLSRGIQKSMGEVSHITNEVITGYQVVKNYGGQQNELTRFNNASLTNLKQGLKVVVTNSINTPLIQLLMACAMAVVVWIALRPNVLGDTTAGEFIAYISAAGLLSKPVRSLTDINQGLQKGLAAADSIFEMLDEAEEKDTGKVEKILSGKIVLNNLSVTFEDGKQALNNVNLVVNPGETVALIGRSGAGKTTLVNCLMRALEPTAGNIYLDDVAIEDLTLHSLRSQIASVNQQVVLFDTTIHNNIAYGELSNRTSEQVIDAAKSAFAHDFIMQLPQGYQSKIGSQGLQLSGGQRQRLSIARALLKDAPILILDEATSALDNESEFYIQKALERVMHGRTTIVIAHRLTTIQNADKIVVMDNGEIIEVGTHDSLLAAQGTYAKLYERHFEEDILSS
- the lpxK gene encoding tetraacyldisaccharide 4'-kinase, which translates into the protein MQQTLLQAWRNKSLWLWLLLPVSWLYGLVFWLNKTIYRLGLKPVYYPNVPVIVVGNITVGGSGKTPLIIAVVTYLQQKGVTVGVISRGYGGQAKLMPCIVTANSKPSDVGDEPCLIVQRTGVPMAVCPNRGQAIELLLEQFPSIQLILADDGLQHFALDRDENWIVVDADRGFGNRQLLPTGFLREPIKRLYQPNTTVIFHQSDWQDTQALTHFSNSLSNNCHSISPDIRMRLLQKPLEPLFKTPLFKTPSQNSLPAQQVIAMTGIGLPQRFFNSLSQLGFDIIPMPLNDHHNYSLQDFANLPKLPIIVTDKDAVKLRVMFAQGHGKNDIATNIWVLPVDAELSPAFYALIDRQIGELVTLADNADN
- the kdsB gene encoding 3-deoxy-manno-octulosonate cytidylyltransferase, whose translation is MLKHLVIPARLKSTRLPNKPLLEIHGKPMILWVIDRANAVKSAEIADDIFVATDDDSIAKLCQDYGANVIMTDPNHASGTDRLAEVARLQQWSTEDIVINMQGDEPLVPAGLIKQVTELLLQKKDCVMATLAEPIQSVEEFLRPSVVKVVKNAHKEALYFSRAPIPCDRHTALLTDQPKSDENRAPKNAYRHLGIYAYRVNLLQQFSVWQQGELEQLESLEQLRILEQGMRIAIDIASELLPPGVDTQEDLDRLNKLALSELLK